AGAGATTGCAGCAGAAAGAGAACGTGCAGAGGAGGATATGAATAAATCAGCAGCAGTTCAGGCGGAACTTGGACAGAAGGAAAAGGGGATATCTAAAAAATCCTCTGTAGGGAAATTAAAGCTGCAGGGTATGAGCCCACAGGAGGAACGCTTAATTGAAGATGTCTTAAAAGAGTTTTTTGCTTAATCAAACATAACGGAATAATTTAGTCTGGCCATTATTGCCCTTCAGTCCAGATTAGGTATCTGATTGCATAGAAGCAGGAAAGAAACCTGATCTGGATAGAAGGGTATTTTGCTATATGGATATAAAATGAAAAATGATTGAATAATAATTGTGTCTTTGTTAGAATATAAGAAAAAAATGAAGGGAGTTATATAAAAATGGCTAACAAGGTAACATTTGATTATTCTGTTGCGAAGAAATTCGTCTCGGATACCGAGGTAAAGATGATACAGGCTTGCGCAGAGACTGCAAAGGATCAGCTTGTAAATAAATCAGGTGCCGGTAATGACTTTTTGGGTTGGATTGACCTGCCAGTTGAGTACGATAAGGAGGAGTTTGCCCGTATTCAAAAGGCAGCAGAAAAGATTCAAAAGGACTCAGAGGTACTTCTTGTAATTGGTATTGGTGGCTCTTATTTGGGGGCAAGAGCAGCAATCGAATTCTTGAGACATAGCTTTTACAATTCTGTATCTAAGGAAATCAGAAAGACTCCGGAGATTTATTTCTGCGGTAATAATATCAGTAGCAATTATATGAATCATTTAATTGAGGTTATTGGAGACAGAGATTTCTCTATTAATATAATCAGTAAGTCAGGAACAACTACGGAGCCTGCGATTGCGTTCCGTGTATTCAAGAAGCTGCTAAATGAGAAATATGGCAGGAAGGAAGCTGCTAAGAGAATTTATGCAACCACGGACAAGTCCAGGGGTGCATTAAAGAACCTGGCAAACGAGGAAGGCTATGAAAGCTTTGTCGTACCTGATGATGTGGGTGGACGCTATTCCGTACTTACAGCGGTAGGATTACTACCCATCGCTGTTAGCGGAGCAGATATCACAAAGCTTATGGAAGGTGCAGCAAGTATGAGAGACTATTGCTTGAATCAGCCTTATGATAAGAATGATTCACTGCAATATGCTGCGGTACGTAACATCTTATTAAGAAAAGGAAAAGGCATTGAGATTCTTGTAAATTATGAGCCTTCACTCCACTATGTGTCAGAATGGTGGAAGCAGTTATTTGGAGAAAGCGAAGGAAAGGATCAGAAGGGAATATATCCTGCGTCCGTGGACTTTACTACCGACCTTCACTCCATGGGACAATTTATTCAGGATGGACAGAGAACGATGTTCGAAACAGTAGTTACAGTTGAGAAGTCATCGACAGAGATTATACTGGAAGAGGAAGAAGTGGATCTTGACGGTCTGAACTATCTTGCAGGTAAAAGTGTTGATTTTGTAAATAAGAGCGCCATGAAGGGAACTTTACTTGCTCATACAGATGGTAATGTCCCCAATCTTCAGGTGTTTATACCGGAGCAGAATGAGTTCTATTTAGGACAACTATTCTACTTCTTCGAGTTTGCATGTGGAGTAAGCGGATATATGCTTGGAGTGAATCCATTCGATCAGCCAGGCGTAGAAAGCTACAAGAAGAACATGTTCGCGTTACTTGGAAAGCCGGGCTTTGAAGCACAGAGAGAAGAACTATTAAAGAGATTACAGTAAAGAATAAGCATAGGCATACAGCTAAGGTCTTCGGTTGTATGCCTTATCCTATTCATAGACTGAGGATATTTTAAAGTAACATATCTTATTCTTCAGAGTATAATATAGTAATAAAAGAATGCAGAGACAGTAATGTCGGGATAGAGAATACATATCTTTGATCATTCGCAACCGAATCCCTTTTACCTCATACAGAGAGTGAATAATTTACTGTCTCGATACCTTACCAGAAACATTCGGCTGCTTAACATAGATATGACACAGGGGCTGTTGCAAGATGTATCAGCAAGGATTATGAAATATCTCACTTAAATAATCCAAACAGATACATTTTACAACAGCCCCTTGTGCTATTAAGGATAGGAAGGCCTATCTGTATACATATATTTTAAGGCATTACAGCAAGATAGCGATACATCAGAATAAAGTGGCAGAAGCTGCCGCCCATAACAAAAAGATGGAATATTTCATGAGATCCAAAATATTTATGCCTTTTATTAAAGAGGGGGAGCTTTAATGCATAGATAACTCCACCGATGGTATATATTATGCCGCCGGATAATAGCCATGCAAAGGCTGCAATGGGGAGAGAATTTATAAGCTGTGTAAAAGCCAGGACGCAGGTCCAGCCCATTGTGATGTACACGACGGAGGAGAACCATTTCGGACAGTGTACCCAGAAACCGGTAACTAATATACCAATAGCCGCCAGACTCCATATTAGGATAAGAAGACCATAGCCGATATTACCACCGAGAGCGATCATGCAAATGGGAGTATAAGTGCCGGCGATCAGAACATAGATCATCATATGATCAAACTTTTTCAATCTGCGGTGTACCTTTTCGGATTTACCAAAGGTATGATACGTAGTACTTGCTACATATAATAAAATCATACTCAAAATAAAGATACCCAAAGAAATCAGGTGTACGTTATCCGGATGCCGGGCTGCTTTGATTAATAGCGGTGTAGTTGCAAACACGGCCATTAATGTACCGATAAAATGAGTAATTGCACTTCCAGGATCTTTTGCTTTGACCTTTTTGATCGTCATATAAATCAACTCCTTAACAGTAATTATATAGAATTAGTTTTAACCTCTATGGCATATTGTATTCGTGATGTAGAAGAGATATATACATAACATAGTAATAAATACTACATGATGTATATGACAATACTACACCACATGGTAATAAAATGCAATACATTTTTTCGTTTTCATAATTCTCAATATATGCTATACTTATGACAATCATCGGACAGCATATAGGATGGGCTTGTACTGAATATAGGAGGTCAGAAGATGGATTTAAGTGTAGGAGATATTATAAAGCTAAAAAAACAACATCCCTGTGGAAGCAGTGAATGGGAGATCCTGCGGGTTGGTATGGATTTCCGTTTAAAATGTCTTGGATGTAGCCATCAGGTTATGTTACCAAGAAAACAGGTGGAAAAAAGTATAAAGCAGGTACGGAAACCATAATCATATTTTCCGTTCCAATTCCATCGCATATCTAGACAATATTGAACTGCAACCAAGAAAGGAATCGGAATATGAAATATATATTAATGGATCTTGACGGTACGATAACAAACCCCAAGACTGGTATAACAAGATCTTTTCAATATGCTTTAAAGGCTATGGATATTTTTATTGATGATTTAGATTCATTAAAAAAGCATATTGGTCCTCCCCTAAAAAGCAGCTTTTTAGAATGCTATGGTTTTGATGATAACAAAGCGGATTTAGCCGTAAAGAAATACAGGGAATACTATAATGAATTTGGTCTTTATGAAAACGAAATGTATGAGGGTATGGAGTCTGTGCTGAAAGGGTTACAGGATGCAGGTAAGCTGTTAATTGTCGCCACTTCTAAGCCGGAGCTCATTGCCAGAAAGATATTGGAGCACTTTCATCTGGATCATTATTTTTTGGATATCTGTGGCGCGGCACCGGATGATTCCCATTCCAAAAAGGATGAAGTAATCCAATATGTCTTGAGTAAAAATCAGATTGCGGATTTATCCGAGGTTGTGATGGTGGGCGATCGAAAGTATGATATCGAGGGAGCGAAAATAGTGGGGATCTCTTCGGTAGGAGTTTTATATGGATTTGGTGATCGAGAAGAGCTGGAGATGGCAGGAGCAGATAAGATTGCGGCTTCAACCAATGAATTATATGATATATTAATACAAATGTAACGTATCATGATACACATAATACTTGCCATAGAAGAAAGGAATTTATAAGTATGAAGTTAGTTTCATGGAATGTAAATGGATTACGTGCCTGCGTGGGAAAGGGCTTTGAAGATTTTTTTCGCAAGGTGGATGCCGACATATTTTGTATTCAGGAAACGAAGCTACAGCCGGAACAGGTGGAGATTTCCTTCGAAGGCTATCAGCAGTATTTCAATTCTGCAGTAAAGAAGGGATACTCTGGGACAGCCGTTTTCTGTAAAAAGGAGCCATTAAGTATATGCTATGATTTGTGTATGGACAGGCATAATGATGAAGGAAGAGTCATCACATTGGAATATGAGGATTTCTATCTGGTTACGGTATATACTCCGAATTCCCAGAGAGAATTGGCTAGGTTAGAGTATCGAATGGAATGGGAAGAGGATTTTCGTGCTTATGTGATAAAGCTGGATCAAAAAAAGCCGGTAATCATCTGTGGAGATCTTAACGTTGCCCATAAAGAAATTGATTTAAAAAATCCAAAGACGAACACAAGGAATGCAGGCTTTACTATAGAAGAACGGGATAAAATGACGAAGCTGTTGGATAACGGATTTATTGATACCTTCCGTTATAAATATCCGGATGTTACCGATGCCTATACCTGGTGGTCCTATATGTTCCACGCCAGGGAAAAGAATGCCGGTTGGAGAATTGATTATTTTCTGGTGTCTGACAGGCTGAAAGATCGAATAGAAGATAGTATCATTCATACCGATGTTATGGGTAGTGATCATTGTCCGGTAGAATTGATATTAAAGGATTGATAAAAATTGGAGAATCTTGTTCTTGAAATTAGTGGGGTATAATTGTATACTCATTATGAGAAGGTACGAATGAGAGTGTGGAGGGGTACACAGTATGGAGACTGAAAGAATTAGAACAGACCAAGCTGTAGCCGGCATGAAGGTGGCTGCAGATGTTTACAACATGAGTAACCAATTAATTATAACTCGTGGTACAGTCTTGGATGAGAGAATGATAACACGCTTACGATTCTATAACATCTTTGGATTTCAGGTATTTAAGGAAGTAGAGGAAGAGATTAAAGAGGTTTCATATATCGAAATGCTACGCAGTACCGAGGAGTTTAAGAAGTTCAACCGTACATACGTTAATACGGTTAGCAATATTGAAGACAACTTTAATAAGGCGGTAAAAGGTGATAGTCAGTTCAATGTGGATGCACTTCTTGCACAAACGGATCGGATTCT
The nucleotide sequence above comes from Variimorphobacter saccharofermentans. Encoded proteins:
- a CDS encoding glucose-6-phosphate isomerase, which gives rise to MANKVTFDYSVAKKFVSDTEVKMIQACAETAKDQLVNKSGAGNDFLGWIDLPVEYDKEEFARIQKAAEKIQKDSEVLLVIGIGGSYLGARAAIEFLRHSFYNSVSKEIRKTPEIYFCGNNISSNYMNHLIEVIGDRDFSINIISKSGTTTEPAIAFRVFKKLLNEKYGRKEAAKRIYATTDKSRGALKNLANEEGYESFVVPDDVGGRYSVLTAVGLLPIAVSGADITKLMEGAASMRDYCLNQPYDKNDSLQYAAVRNILLRKGKGIEILVNYEPSLHYVSEWWKQLFGESEGKDQKGIYPASVDFTTDLHSMGQFIQDGQRTMFETVVTVEKSSTEIILEEEEVDLDGLNYLAGKSVDFVNKSAMKGTLLAHTDGNVPNLQVFIPEQNEFYLGQLFYFFEFACGVSGYMLGVNPFDQPGVESYKKNMFALLGKPGFEAQREELLKRLQ
- the trhA gene encoding PAQR family membrane homeostasis protein TrhA, with protein sequence MTIKKVKAKDPGSAITHFIGTLMAVFATTPLLIKAARHPDNVHLISLGIFILSMILLYVASTTYHTFGKSEKVHRRLKKFDHMMIYVLIAGTYTPICMIALGGNIGYGLLILIWSLAAIGILVTGFWVHCPKWFSSVVYITMGWTCVLAFTQLINSLPIAAFAWLLSGGIIYTIGGVIYALKLPLFNKRHKYFGSHEIFHLFVMGGSFCHFILMYRYLAVMP
- a CDS encoding DUF951 domain-containing protein produces the protein MDLSVGDIIKLKKQHPCGSSEWEILRVGMDFRLKCLGCSHQVMLPRKQVEKSIKQVRKP
- a CDS encoding HAD hydrolase-like protein, with translation MKYILMDLDGTITNPKTGITRSFQYALKAMDIFIDDLDSLKKHIGPPLKSSFLECYGFDDNKADLAVKKYREYYNEFGLYENEMYEGMESVLKGLQDAGKLLIVATSKPELIARKILEHFHLDHYFLDICGAAPDDSHSKKDEVIQYVLSKNQIADLSEVVMVGDRKYDIEGAKIVGISSVGVLYGFGDREELEMAGADKIAASTNELYDILIQM
- a CDS encoding exodeoxyribonuclease III produces the protein MKLVSWNVNGLRACVGKGFEDFFRKVDADIFCIQETKLQPEQVEISFEGYQQYFNSAVKKGYSGTAVFCKKEPLSICYDLCMDRHNDEGRVITLEYEDFYLVTVYTPNSQRELARLEYRMEWEEDFRAYVIKLDQKKPVIICGDLNVAHKEIDLKNPKTNTRNAGFTIEERDKMTKLLDNGFIDTFRYKYPDVTDAYTWWSYMFHAREKNAGWRIDYFLVSDRLKDRIEDSIIHTDVMGSDHCPVELILKD